Part of the Roseobacter litoralis Och 149 genome, TTAATGCACGACGCAACAGCGCCAGCGCAATGGCGCGGGTGGGGCCAGCGACGATCAGCTTGGCAATCATCGGGTCGTAATAGGGGCTGATCGCATCGCCTGCGCGCACCCCGCTGTCTGCCCGCGCAATCGCCGGAAAAACCAGATGATGCAGCGTTCCGGTGGCAGGCAGGAACCCGGCGCGCACATCTTCGGCATAAAGACGCGCCTCGAAGGCATGTCCGGTGATTGCCAAATCATCCTGATCACAGGGCAAGGGTTCCCCCGCCGCCACGCGCAATTGCCATTCGACCAGATCCACGCCAGTGATGGCCTCGGTGACGGGGTGTTCGACCTGCAGGCGGGTGTTCATCTCCATGAAATAAAACCCATCGGGGCGCAGATCACCCGTGCCATCAACGATGAACTCCACCGTTCCGGCCCCTTTGTAGCCGATTGCTTTGGCAGCGCGCACGGCGGCGCGGCCCATGTCCTCTCTGACCTCCGGGGTCATACCGGGTGCGGGGGCTTCTTCGATCACTTTCTGATGGCGGCGCTGCAACGAACAGTCCCGTTCAAACAGGTGCACGACATCAGTGCCATCGCCGAAAACCTGCACCTCGATATGGCGCGGCTGCGGGATGAACTTTTCGATCAGAACATCAGAATTGCCGAATGCAGCCTGCGCCTCGGAACGTGCCGCCGCCAGTGCCTCGGTAAATCCTGACGCGGCGCTGACCAGACGCATGCCTTTGCCACCGCCCCCTGCAACGGCTTTGATCAAGACCGGATAGCCGATCTTGTCAGCCTGCTGCTGCAACTGTGCGTCCGCCTGATCCGCACCGTGATACCCCGGCACCACGGGCACGCCTGCTTCAATCATCAGGGCCTTGGCCGCGCCCTTGAGGCCCATCGCCCGGATCGCCTGCGCCGAAGGGCCGATAAATACTAAGCCTGCCGCTTCGACCTGTTCGACAAACTCGGGGTTTTCGCTCAGAAACCCATAGCCGGGGTGGATCGCCTCTGCACCGGTGGCGCGGGCGGCTGCGATAATGGCATCGGCGCGCAGGTAACTGTCGGCAGGTGCGGGACCGCCGATCCGCACTGCAGCATCCGCCATTGCCACGTGTTTTGCGCCTGCATCCACGTCCGAATAAACGGCGATGCAGCGCACCCCAAGGGCCTGCGCCGTCTCGATCACCCGGCAGGCAATTTCACCCCGATTGGCCACCAAAATGCAGTTAAACACAACGTCCCTTTCTATCTGCCGCACCCGGACCGCGCACCACCGGGCTTGACGCCATTACCGCGCGCCGCCCCCTCCGGCTACATTCTGAAAACGCCAAAGCGTGTCTCCTCAATGGGGGCGTTGAGCGCGGCAGACAAAGACAGGCTCAGCACCTCACGGCTTTTGCGCGGATCAATGATCCCGTCATCCCAGAGCCGCGCTGAGGCATACAGCGGATGGCTTTGTTCCTCAAACATATCAATGGTGGGCTGTTTGAAGGCGGCTTCCTCCTCGGGCGACCACGACCCGCCCGCCCGTTCAATGGCGTCGCGTTTGACGGTGGCAAGCACCCCGGCAGCCTGCGCCCCGCCCATGACCGAAATACGGCTGTTGGGCCAGGTCCACAGAAACCGCGGCGAATAGGCCCGCCCGGCCATGCCGTAGTTGCCCGCCCCGAACGAACCACCAACCAGCATGGTGATCTTTGGCACATTGGCACAGGCCACAGCCGCGACCATTTTCGCCCCGTGCCGCGCAATCCCTTCGTTTTCATACTGCCGCCCGACCATGAACCCGGTGATATTTTGCAAAAATACCAGAGGAATACCGCGCTGTGTGCACAGCTCAATGAAGTGCGCGCCCTTTTGGGCCGATTCCGAAAACAGCACCCCGTTGTTGGCGATGATCCCGATCGGGCATCCGTCCAGATGCGCAAAGCCGGTCACAAGTGTTTCACCAAAGCGCGCCTTGAACTCGTCAAACCGTGAGCCATCCACCAGCCGCGCGATGACCTCGCGTATGTCATAGGGCGTGCGCAAATCGGCAGGCACAACGCCCAAGATGTCTTCGGGATCATAGGCGGGCGGCTCTGGCGTGGCCCAGTCGACGCTCGCCGGTCGGGTCCGGTTCAGCGCGCCCACGGCGCGGCGCGCCAACGCAAGCGCATGGGCGTCATCCTCCGCCAGATAATCGGCAACGCCCGACAACCGTGTGTGCACATCGCCGCCGCCAAGGTCTTCGGCGCTCACCACTTCGCCTGTGGCGGCTTTTACGAGCGGTGGGCCGGCCAGAAAAATAGTCCCCTGATCCTTGACGATGATCGTGACATCCGACATCGCTGGCACATAGGCACCGCCTGCCGTGCAGGACCCCATGACCACGGCGATCTGTGCGATGCCTGCCGCAGACATCCGCGCCTGATTGAAAAAGATGCGGCCAAAGTGGTCCCGGTCCGGAAAGACCTCGTCCTGATTTGGCAGATTGGCCCCGCCGCTGTCGACAAGGTAGATGCAGGGCAAATGGTTCTCGGCGGCGATTTCCTGGGCGCGCAGGTGCTTTTTGACACTCAGGGGATAATAGGTGCCCCCTTTGACCGTCGCATCGTTGCACAGGATCATAACCTGCTGCCCGGATACCTGCCCGATGCCCGCGATCACCCCCGCCGCAGGCGCTGCACCATCATAAAGCCCATACGCCGCTGTTGCGCCGATCTCGAGAAAGGCACTGCCCGGATCAAGCAGACCCGCAACCCGGTCACGCGGCAACATCTTTCCGCGCGAGACATGACGCGCACGCGCCGCGTCCGTGCCCCCGCGTGCCGCCGCCTGTGCAACAGCAGAAACCGCTTCCAACGCCTCAAGATGCGCGGCCCGGTTTGTCTTGAAAACGTCAGAGCCTGAAACAGCCTGCGACACCAATTTCATCTCAAGTCCTTTGCTTTCGCATGTTTCGATCCCCGACTTCGGTCTTTCATGTCTCCGGCGCTTCCAGCCGTTGAGGATCAGGCGCCAGTTTCAACAAACGCCCCATCCGATCAACGGGAAAGTCAAAACGCACCCTATCCGGCCCCGTGCAGCTGACGACGATCCAAACCGGGGCAACCCGGCCCGGCTGCGCCGAACAATCCGTGATCCGCGCCCCCTCCCCGCCCATTTCGAGATAGCGCGCCGCATAGGTTTCGATAACATGCGTCTCCGTGAGTGTGGCGCGTATCCAGCCAAGACGAAACCCCCAAACAGCCAGCGCCAGCACCAAAGCCCCGAAAGGCACAAACCACACCCAGCGCGGCATTATACCGCGCCCGTCTCAACGCTAAAATCCACAGGCGGCACATTGGTTTGACCCATGTCAATGAAGGTGCTGTTCGCTGATGCCATAGGGGCCACGCTAAACTCTGAAAGGCACGCAAAACCATGACACACACTCTCAAAGCCATCCTTCTCTCCAGCGCGCTCGCCATTGTGGCGGGACCGGTCGTTGCGCAATCGCAAGGGGATTGGACCGTTGCGTTCGGCTTTGGCAACGTCAACCCGAAATCCGGCAACGGCACCCTCGCCGGGGGAGAGGCCGACATAGGTGATGACACCCGTCCCATCTTTAC contains:
- a CDS encoding acetyl/propionyl/methylcrotonyl-CoA carboxylase subunit alpha codes for the protein MFNCILVANRGEIACRVIETAQALGVRCIAVYSDVDAGAKHVAMADAAVRIGGPAPADSYLRADAIIAAARATGAEAIHPGYGFLSENPEFVEQVEAAGLVFIGPSAQAIRAMGLKGAAKALMIEAGVPVVPGYHGADQADAQLQQQADKIGYPVLIKAVAGGGGKGMRLVSAASGFTEALAAARSEAQAAFGNSDVLIEKFIPQPRHIEVQVFGDGTDVVHLFERDCSLQRRHQKVIEEAPAPGMTPEVREDMGRAAVRAAKAIGYKGAGTVEFIVDGTGDLRPDGFYFMEMNTRLQVEHPVTEAITGVDLVEWQLRVAAGEPLPCDQDDLAITGHAFEARLYAEDVRAGFLPATGTLHHLVFPAIARADSGVRAGDAISPYYDPMIAKLIVAGPTRAIALALLRRALKDTQVAGSVTNLEFLGALAAHEGFAAGAFDTGLIERDFATLTPAADPQIVHMVAAAMQVAGLDKPAAMAGFALWVQFAHQVRLGWQDQEHLLSVEVLDQHSQRWTHGDQSVTATRHAGQWSIDGAPLPLCHMSAGQVTVFDHYGLVFDIHDPLLAGATESGSGNLIEAPMPGLVKMLAAVPGQTVARGDRLAVLEAMKMEHALLAARDGIIAEVLAQEGDQVSAGAALIRLEEEQA
- a CDS encoding carboxyl transferase domain-containing protein; protein product: MKLVSQAVSGSDVFKTNRAAHLEALEAVSAVAQAAARGGTDAARARHVSRGKMLPRDRVAGLLDPGSAFLEIGATAAYGLYDGAAPAAGVIAGIGQVSGQQVMILCNDATVKGGTYYPLSVKKHLRAQEIAAENHLPCIYLVDSGGANLPNQDEVFPDRDHFGRIFFNQARMSAAGIAQIAVVMGSCTAGGAYVPAMSDVTIIVKDQGTIFLAGPPLVKAATGEVVSAEDLGGGDVHTRLSGVADYLAEDDAHALALARRAVGALNRTRPASVDWATPEPPAYDPEDILGVVPADLRTPYDIREVIARLVDGSRFDEFKARFGETLVTGFAHLDGCPIGIIANNGVLFSESAQKGAHFIELCTQRGIPLVFLQNITGFMVGRQYENEGIARHGAKMVAAVACANVPKITMLVGGSFGAGNYGMAGRAYSPRFLWTWPNSRISVMGGAQAAGVLATVKRDAIERAGGSWSPEEEAAFKQPTIDMFEEQSHPLYASARLWDDGIIDPRKSREVLSLSLSAALNAPIEETRFGVFRM